Genomic DNA from Nitrospira sp.:
CAGGCGGTGAATGCACAGCTCAATCTTCCCATTCTCCACTTGCCCCAGCTCCTTGGTCTGGCGATGGGGATACCTGCCAAGGAGTTAGGTCTTGCGCGTCATTTGATCCCGGTCGATTCGATCGTCAGGCGCATCAATCAGTCCGTCCGTCATTCTTAGATCAGGAGGATCGCAGTATTATGAAGGTCGTTAATCTATCGGAGTATCAGCAGTTTAGCCAAGAGAAGATGAAGAAGAACAATATGTTTCAGACGGAGCGGTTCTTCTGCGATGTCTACTGTTTTGAGCCGGGGCAGGAACAGAAGGGCCATATCCATGGTGAGCAAGACAAGGTCTATCTCGTTCTCGAGGGGCAGGGGACTTTTCAGGTTGGTTCAGAGAAGCAGGTGCTGGGGCCTGGGCAAGGGACGATCGCGCCGGCTGGAGAAGAGCACGGAGTAAAGAATCACACGGATCAGCGCTTGAAGGTGCTCGTGTTCGTCGCGCCGAATCCGTAGGAGCAAGCGGCGAGCGCACCGCTTCTTTGTTCGGCAGCATGCGGGAGAGATCCATGGTGAAGAGCTGCGGGCGCGTTCACTCGGTTCGCAGAGGGATTTTGACACTGATGGCGCCGGCCAGTTCTCCCTCCTGGGCACCCTCTTTGGGGTAGCCTGAAATATCCCATTCTCCTTTTGGGGCGCCGTGGCAGGCGAGGCATTCGCGCTGGTAATAGATCGGCATCATGACCCGTAAGCTTCCACCCGATTCGGTCAATTCGCTGACATAGGCTTCGCCATTCGGTCGTCCGGACAACCAGCGGAGGACGGACGATTCGTATTCATCCGGCTCATTCTTGGGATTGCGCGGTTGGATCGCCGTTTGTTTCAGTTGGACTTGGGACCGTTTGGAAAAGCGCGCCGCCGCTTGGCTGCCGAACGTGGCAGGAATGAAATTCTTGTAGCCGATTCCGCGCTGGTTGATGACGACCTGCGCGTCGCGGACGACCTCTTTGCCGGCTTCGATCAAGGCCGGCAGGAGCGTGCGCGCGAGAGGCGGCACGGCCAACGACGTTTTTGCTGCAGGCGCGCTCAGGTCGATCCCGGTCCGTTGTCGAAAGACCTCGTACATCTGCCGTTCAAACACTTCCGGGGTAAAGCCTTTGTCTCCTTTGTGGACATCGTCGATCAGGGCCTGATTCTGTTCGATCACCAGGCGGCCGGCTTGGAGCAGTTTTGCCAGGAGCCGCGCGGTCTCTTCCGCCTCAGCGCGGAGCTGCTCAGGCGGGGAAGCCTGAACGGGCGCGATTCCAACGACGATTGCCAGGGTGATGAGTGAGAGCCATGGGCGGTGGACCATACGATCTCCTTTGTCTCGGTCAGTGTGGCGACGATACCCGGCAGGCTCCCTGGGCATAGTGAGCCGGCATCTTTTGCACGTCGAACGGGAGCCCTTCCGTCGATGCCCGTCGTGGATAGGCATATGCGTCCTCGATCCATCGGCGCCGCATTTGTTCCAGTCGTCCTGATTCGTGGAGCTGAAAAATGACGTCGTTGATGAACCACCGCAAGGTGTAACTTTCTTCCGCCATCACGACGGCATAATCGGCTTGCGTGAACCGTAGCGGTGTGTGATCGTCTCGCGCCAGAAGACGCCAGTCTCGACGCGTGGTCTTGACCATGAAGTCCAGAACCGGGTGTGCCCCGATGATCACATCGATCGGCGGCGACAGGCCGGCGGCGGCATGTTCGAAGGCTGCGGGGAGCGAATCGCACACGAGCACTCTGGCCGCATTCATCCTGGCTTCGGCATACAGATGTGCGGACGTATTGTCTTGCACGGCGATGGTGAGGCCCTCCAAAAGCCGTTCTCGCGCTGTTCCCCCCTCGTCGGTTTTGAGCCGCCGCTGGATCTGCTCGATGACTCCCGGCCTGGTGGCGATCGCGCCGATGCCTCCCTGTGAAAAGTACGGAGTGGAATAGGCGAATCCGGCCCGGCCCGGCGAAGGCGTTCCGGCTGCCACGGCGGAGACGAAGAAGTCCAGTTGTCCTTCGTTCAAGAGCAGAAATAAATCTCGGAAACGAATCAGGTGCAAGGCCGGAACCACGGGTGCGCCGCAATGGATCGTGAGCGCATCGCTTACCGCCCGCACTAGTTCGGCATCGAGCCCGGTCACCCGGGCGCCTTCGTCGGTCCAGACGGCGGGAAATACGAACGGTCGAAAGGGTTCCACCGCCATCCCGACCTGGACTTGCTGCCGCCGGCAGATTCGATCCAGCTCGTTGGTCGTCACCGGGTAGATCTGGTGGATGGCATCGAAGAGCAAACCGCAGCCTGGCAACAGCGGGAGGAAGAGCAGTAGGGCGATAGTGGGCCGTATTGGTTTCCACCGACGCCGGACGGCGGCGATGAGCGGCGAGCAGGGTGAGGCGCACCCTGCGTCCTGCCGTTGGCTGTGTCGGAATGGGCTCAATACCGGAATCCGGTTAGAAAAAGCCATTGCTGTGTTTGCCCCGCTTCCCCGAGGAAATTGACATCATACTGTGTGAATTGCAGGCTCAGGTCGAGTGAAATTCCCCGCGCCACAGGAAAACGCACACCGGCTTGTCCGCCGTACAATAGACCGGGCGAGGTCCGTCCTTGTCCCGAGATGACCGTGCCGATCAATGCGCCCACGTAGGGCACCGCACGGTCTTCGAGGGGACCGAAGAACACATGCTTGAGAAGGCGGCTGATCGGCATGGAGGCCGGGAAATCTAGCAGGTCGAGTATGTTGTTCCAGCGCGGGTTGAGAAACACTGCATGCTGATCGGTCCGGAAGTCGGTAGTGCGGATGCTGAAATACTGATACCCGGTCCGTAGTTCTCCATCGCCATATCGTACTGCGGTCACGCCGGCCTGCAGCGTGACTTCCCGGTCATTCGGTGCGAAAGATTGTTGCCGCAAAGCGACATCGAAGTTGAACGGCCGTATGGGCAGAATTTCGAACAGTGCTTCTTGTGCCAGGGCCGGAAAGGGACCGAGGAGCGTCAGCGTGAGTGCGCAGAGATAGAGCCGACAAACCGATCCGCGCAACCCAGATCCGCGATTCTTGATCGACATGGCATGTCTGTTAGTGAGTATGGGCCTGTCCATCGGACGGTCCGGGCGGATCGATACCCTGAACGGGCGGCCCTGCAGTGATGCAGGACTTCATGATTTCCGCCCGGCATTGGGCCCCGGCGAGAACGGCATTGGCCATGGTGACGAGTTCGGCTTCAGACAGTTGTTGGCGCGCATAGTCGATGAGTACATGGTTCGGAACGAGATCGGGGTCGACCTGTTGGACCCCAGTTTGCTTCGAAAGAGTCGAGACGAGCTGAGAACGAACCGACAAACACGCTTCACCCATCAGCATCAACGCCACCCTATCATAGGGGCCTTCTGCCTGAATAGGCGAAACCCCACTCACCAGGAGTATTCCGCTGATAATGGGGGTGAAGAAAGGGTGTGTCATGGAATGAAGCCTCTGGATGTGAAATCCGGCCGGTTTTATGCCGGCCGGATTTCCGATTCTCAACTTACTTTGCTTTTGCCGGAAGCTCCCATGGCACCATGGGCATCAGGTTCGTCGAGGGCTTGGCATCGGGGGATGCCAAGAGGACGGCGATGGCGCCGCGGAGCGCGCCGGTCAGGGAGTGGGTGACCAGCGGGTAGGCTCCGGCTGACTCCACCACCACATCGAAGGTCGCTGCGCTGCCCGGTCCCACCACATAGGTCTGTACACCTGTCAGCTTGTTGGCCGGATTCCCGCTTTCGTACACATTGTCCCAGATCTCACCGATGGGGTGGAATGAGGAGAACTCATTCGGACCGGCATTCACGAAATAGACGCGCACGCGCTCGCCCGGCTTCGCGTCCAGCTTGCCGCCGCCCGTGACGAACGGATGATACTTGAAGATACCGCCGTTGAACATGACGCCGTCGAATTTGCGGTCGAACATGGCCTGCACATCGCCGGGGTTCTTGAAGTATTCGGACTGGACCAGAACATATTCCCGATCCGCCTTGGGCCAGACCGATGCGTCTTTCGGATCGACAATGATGGCGCCGAACATGCCACGCGCGACGTGCTGAATCATGGGCGGCGCGCCGCAGTGATAAAAGAAGATCCCGGGTTTCTTGGCCACGAAGGTGTAGCTGATCGTCTCGCCGGCATTGATGGCCTTGTAGTTCTTCAGGAAGTCGATCTCCGCCGCATGGAAGTCCATGGCGTGGGGATTCTTATTGGTGGCGGGGTTAGTCAACGTGAAGTTGATCGTGTCGCCTTCGGTCACGCGGACGACCGGGCCCGGCATGGTGCCGTTGAATGTCCAGGCGGCGTACTTCTCTCCGCCGCCGTCGATGACGATGTCGGATTCGACGGCCGTCATATGGATGTCGTGGGTCTTTGCGGATGCGGAGGACGGTTGTCCCAGCAATCCGGCGAGGGCAATGGCAGCGGCTCCTGCGAGTGCCATGGCCTGGTGTGATTGTTTTCTCATCATGGTGAAACTCCTCTCTGGATGGTTGGTCGAACTCCTGCAGCGATGTGCCGACAGCCCCTGTTGTGAGGGGCGCGGTCTGACGTCGTCTGTGTGCGTGTGAGGATACGGAGTGTGCAGTCAAAAGAATATGACGTACATCATGTTTTGAAAATATACCTGGAAGGAGGATCTTAGGGAAATCAGGCGGAGGCAAGGGCCTTGAGCCCGGCGAGATCGCGGATGATGAGGCGGGTCGCCGTTCCGGATACGAGTCGATCGCGTTTGAACCGACTCATGATGCGAATGGCGGTCTCGGTCGTCGTGCCGACCATGTTGGCCATATCCTGGCGGGTCAGTCGCATCGGGAGCTTGAGGCCTTGCGGGTCTTTCACGCCGTTCTTGGTCGCCAGGTCCACCAGGAGCGAGGCCAGTCGCTGGTCGGCCCGGTCGAGGGCCAGGACCTTGGCTTTCTCCTGGGCTTCGTTGAGGCGATTGCCGAGATGCTTAATGACTTCAATGGCGGCCTCGGGATTGCGGCGCAGCATGTCGAAGTAGGACTTCTTGTTCATGCGCAAGATACTGACGTCGCCCATCGGTTGCGCGGTCCCCGGATGGCGGGCTCCCTCAAAGGCGGCGGCGTCGCAGCAAAAGAGATCGCCGGGCATCAGCATTTTCAGCGTGCACTCTTTCCCTTCCGGGCTCGATTTGACGCACTTGACCGTGCCTTCCTTCACGATGTGGAAGAATTCGGTCGGATCGCCTTCACGAAAAATGACATCTCGTTTGGTGTAGTGCTGCTCGGTCAAGTCCTGAAGCACGCGTTGGCGGTCTGCGCTGGAGAGAATCTTGAGCAGAGGGATATGGTTGAGCTCATCCGCGGGGGATGAGCTCAACCGACTACTTGATGATTTGCTTGGCCGCTTCGACAATGGATCGCACTCCGATGCCAAAATGATCGACGAGTTCATCCGGCTTGCCGCTGTGGGGAATCGTCCGGACGGCGAGCTTATGGACCTTCACGCCTTCCGCACTCACCGCGCTCAACACGGCATCGCCGAGTCCGCCGTGCGCGTAGTGGTCTTCGACGGTGAGGAGACGGCCGTGGGTCGCGCGGGCGCTGGCGATGAGGGTGGCTTGGTCGATCGGAGCGATGCTGTAGAGATCGACGACGCGCACGGCGATGCCCGCGGCTTTCAATTGATCATAGGCTTTGAGGGCTTCAAATAATGTCACGCCGGCGGCCACGATCGTCAGTACATCGCCGGCGCTTTGGCGGACGACTTTGCATCCCCCGATCGGGAATGTCTCTTCCGGTCCATAGAGTACCGGGGATTTCGGGCGTCCGGCACGGATGTAGACCATCCCTTTGTGGTTGGCCGCGGCTTCGACCAGACGATAGGTGCAAGTGGCGTCTGAAGGGTAGAGGACGACGACGCCTGGCTGTGCCGCCATCATCGCAATATCCTCAAGCCCCATTTGCGAAGGACCGTCTTCGCCGATGCTGACGCCCACGTGGGTGCCGACCAGCTTGATGTTGGATTGGCTGATGGCCGCCATCCGGATGAAGTCGTACGCGCGCGTGAAGAAGGCAGCGAATGTAGCGACGAAGGGAACTTTTCCGCAGGCGGCGAGGCCCGCGGCCGCGCCCAGCATGTTCTGTTCGGCGATGAAGTTTTCGAAGAATCGATTCGGAAACTTCTTGCCGAATTTGTCCGTGTAGGTGGAGTTCTTGACGTCGGCATCGAGACCGACCACGGCGGAGTTTGCTCCGCCTAATGCCTCAAGTGCGACGCCAAAAGCTTCACGGGTCGCGGCGGCCTCGCCTACTTTATACGGTGAAGGCGGAAGCGCGGATTTGGTCGCCGGCGCCGGCGTGGCGGCGGCAGGCCGGTTGATCTGCACGGTTCCGTTGCCGGGTTTCAGCTGCCTGGTCAATTCATCGATCGCCTTTTGGGTTTCCTCTCCCTTGGGCACCGGTTTCCCATGCCAACTGGGGCTGTCTGCCATGAAGGAAAGCCCGTGTCCCTTGAAGGTCTTGGCTAAGATGACGGTCGGTTTCCCTTTTGTGCGGGATGCCTCATCGAAGGCGGCAACGAGCGCGGCGATGTCATGGCCGTTGACGACAATGGCGTGCCAGCCGAATCCCGACCAGCGCGCGCGATAGCCTTCCATATTATGTTGCAACATGGTGGGATCGCTTTGCCCCAGTCGGTTCACATCGACGATGGCGCAAAGATTATCCAGGCCGTGATGCCGGGCCACTTCAGCCGCTTCCCAATTTGATCCTTCGACGGACTCGCCATCGCCGAGCAGGACGTAGGTCCGGTGGTCATACTTATCGACGGACTTCGCGTTCAGCGCAATACCGATGCCGACAGGGAGTCCTTGTCCGAGTGACCCCGTGGCCATGTCCACGAATGACAGACGCGGCGTCGGGTGACCCTCAAGATCAGATGCCAATGTCCGCAACTTCAAAAGGTCGCTTTTGGGGAACAGTCCTGCTTCGGCCCAGGCGGCGTAGAGGAGGGGAGCGGCATGTCCTTTTGAGAGGACGAATCGATCACTGTTGGGGGCTTTGGGGTTCTTTGGGTCGTAACGCATCACGGAGAAGAAGAGTGTCGCCACGATGTCGGCAGCGG
This window encodes:
- a CDS encoding transketolase; the protein is MASAALSPESLNTLHNKATQLRIESVRATSEAASGHPSSCCSAADIVATLFFSVMRYDPKNPKAPNSDRFVLSKGHAAPLLYAAWAEAGLFPKSDLLKLRTLASDLEGHPTPRLSFVDMATGSLGQGLPVGIGIALNAKSVDKYDHRTYVLLGDGESVEGSNWEAAEVARHHGLDNLCAIVDVNRLGQSDPTMLQHNMEGYRARWSGFGWHAIVVNGHDIAALVAAFDEASRTKGKPTVILAKTFKGHGLSFMADSPSWHGKPVPKGEETQKAIDELTRQLKPGNGTVQINRPAAATPAPATKSALPPSPYKVGEAAATREAFGVALEALGGANSAVVGLDADVKNSTYTDKFGKKFPNRFFENFIAEQNMLGAAAGLAACGKVPFVATFAAFFTRAYDFIRMAAISQSNIKLVGTHVGVSIGEDGPSQMGLEDIAMMAAQPGVVVLYPSDATCTYRLVEAAANHKGMVYIRAGRPKSPVLYGPEETFPIGGCKVVRQSAGDVLTIVAAGVTLFEALKAYDQLKAAGIAVRVVDLYSIAPIDQATLIASARATHGRLLTVEDHYAHGGLGDAVLSAVSAEGVKVHKLAVRTIPHSGKPDELVDHFGIGVRSIVEAAKQIIK
- a CDS encoding Crp/Fnr family transcriptional regulator, with protein sequence MSSSPADELNHIPLLKILSSADRQRVLQDLTEQHYTKRDVIFREGDPTEFFHIVKEGTVKCVKSSPEGKECTLKMLMPGDLFCCDAAAFEGARHPGTAQPMGDVSILRMNKKSYFDMLRRNPEAAIEVIKHLGNRLNEAQEKAKVLALDRADQRLASLLVDLATKNGVKDPQGLKLPMRLTRQDMANMVGTTTETAIRIMSRFKRDRLVSGTATRLIIRDLAGLKALASA
- a CDS encoding multicopper oxidase domain-containing protein, which codes for MMRKQSHQAMALAGAAAIALAGLLGQPSSASAKTHDIHMTAVESDIVIDGGGEKYAAWTFNGTMPGPVVRVTEGDTINFTLTNPATNKNPHAMDFHAAEIDFLKNYKAINAGETISYTFVAKKPGIFFYHCGAPPMIQHVARGMFGAIIVDPKDASVWPKADREYVLVQSEYFKNPGDVQAMFDRKFDGVMFNGGIFKYHPFVTGGGKLDAKPGERVRVYFVNAGPNEFSSFHPIGEIWDNVYESGNPANKLTGVQTYVVGPGSAATFDVVVESAGAYPLVTHSLTGALRGAIAVLLASPDAKPSTNLMPMVPWELPAKAK
- a CDS encoding cupin domain-containing protein is translated as MKVVNLSEYQQFSQEKMKKNNMFQTERFFCDVYCFEPGQEQKGHIHGEQDKVYLVLEGQGTFQVGSEKQVLGPGQGTIAPAGEEHGVKNHTDQRLKVLVFVAPNP
- a CDS encoding DUF3365 domain-containing protein, with translation MVHRPWLSLITLAIVVGIAPVQASPPEQLRAEAEETARLLAKLLQAGRLVIEQNQALIDDVHKGDKGFTPEVFERQMYEVFRQRTGIDLSAPAAKTSLAVPPLARTLLPALIEAGKEVVRDAQVVINQRGIGYKNFIPATFGSQAAARFSKRSQVQLKQTAIQPRNPKNEPDEYESSVLRWLSGRPNGEAYVSELTESGGSLRVMMPIYYQRECLACHGAPKGEWDISGYPKEGAQEGELAGAISVKIPLRTE
- a CDS encoding transporter substrate-binding domain-containing protein — encoded protein: MSPFRHSQRQDAGCASPCSPLIAAVRRRWKPIRPTIALLLFLPLLPGCGLLFDAIHQIYPVTTNELDRICRRQQVQVGMAVEPFRPFVFPAVWTDEGARVTGLDAELVRAVSDALTIHCGAPVVPALHLIRFRDLFLLLNEGQLDFFVSAVAAGTPSPGRAGFAYSTPYFSQGGIGAIATRPGVIEQIQRRLKTDEGGTARERLLEGLTIAVQDNTSAHLYAEARMNAARVLVCDSLPAAFEHAAAGLSPPIDVIIGAHPVLDFMVKTTRRDWRLLARDDHTPLRFTQADYAVVMAEESYTLRWFINDVIFQLHESGRLEQMRRRWIEDAYAYPRRASTEGLPFDVQKMPAHYAQGACRVSSPH